One segment of Purpureocillium takamizusanense chromosome 7, complete sequence DNA contains the following:
- a CDS encoding uncharacterized protein (EggNog:ENOG503NX6Y~COG:B), giving the protein MPSHGPPSPNPQQPGTKRQRQESHDGSSPQNGEPSPTEQQVDGLAGLGAAGVSSKAGQSSNFRNVSACNRCRLRKNRCDQKLPSCASCAKAGVACVGYDPITKKEIPRSYVFYLETRVEQLEKLLSANNISFPPAENLELCSRPGVDASSTLSGGYSAYSGRSEAGERPKSHSQVLETLKAKKAGQSPAMLNIVSPSKPRSLASASGVSFARVVFAAVQYSVSDNSTAGDRPGGRNLAGNATSMRDSFFGLHAKPTIKPAPFPAKEVGLRLIHLYFEHANPQIPILHRGEFMKVFNHAYETGGQDLAPRELYLLNMVFAIGCGVIVGEPVKTEASDGDRMALDDAKGQSQPEEYHASAIVHLESCLSFSAGGLEVLQAVLLLANFALLRPVPPGLWYITGVAVRLAVDLGLHHEDGTDVEGMPPDPSSEMDTTDGDPSARGNGSQERGRRLWVRDMRRRLWWCTYSFDRLVSTCVGRPFGISDQVITTELPSLLDDEYITPSGFLDPPVDDDRPSYKHVAHHYFRLRMLQSEILQVLQYNQAQLARVGGHQGKQYPEMHTHLPSPFLVQFDSFRSWRIDIDRRLYQWKANAPTRSETGVAFSTEFLELNYWQAIIMLYRQSLSVPAMFEGEYNTSNEVNSPTAFTAELREDEDRIYLKVAEAGQKILRIYRQLHLSGLVSYTYLSTHHLFMAGISYLYAIWHSPVVRSRLSMDEVDFTVLAAKSVFTDMIDKCPPAETCRDAFDRTAKATIKMASSRGGFGPTSQQPPRQRRETVNWASAPDAATLKPPSRRPNQQEQAPFQFDLSIADNMSSPSLSATGEMHTPPLGKSKTFDADTFITGSRSHSGPSPGERTISHDGGSSVGPTLVPSPPMSRRSGNQHAGAGGTFMGQQFGMQGSMDYPDAQTMEFLQNLGATPNGDMNNMEQAQLDLGFGINWEGMHNDYGEGQQINPFDTFFFGGQQTGGGGGGASGNGGGADGGGGNNGNGAA; this is encoded by the exons ATGCCCTCGCATGGTCCGCCGTCTCCCAATCCCCAACAACCCGGTACCAAGCGCCAGCGACAGGAGTCCCACGACGGCAGCTCGCCTCAAAACGGGGAGCCCAGCCCGAcggagcagcaggtcgatggcctcgccgggctcggcgccgctggagTCAGCAGCAAGGCCGGCCAGAGCAGCAACTTCCGCAACGTGAGCGCCTGCAACCGTTGCCGCCTCCGTAAGAACAGATGCGACCAGAAGCTgcccagctgcgcgagctgcgccaaggccggcgtcgcctgCGTCGGATACGACCCCATCACGAAAAAGGAGATTCCTAGAAG CTACGTCTTCTACCTCGAAACGCGCGTTGAGCAactggagaagctgctcaGCGCCAACAACATCTccttcccgcccgccgagaaCCTGGAGCTATGTTCTCGTCCCGGTGTCGATGCCTCGAGCACGCTGTCCGGCGGGTACAGCGCCTATTCCGGTCGCTCTGAGGCAGGGGAGCGCCCCAAGTCGCACAGCCAAGTTCTCGAGACGCTCAAGGCGAAGAAGGCCGGCCAGAGTCCCGCCATGCTGAACATTGTCAGCCCTTCCAAACCGAGGTCCCTCGCCTCTGCGTCGGGTGTTTCCTTCGCGCgggtcgtcttcgccgcggTGCAGTATTCAGTCTCGGATAACAGCACTGCGGGCGACCGTCCTGGAGGCCGAAATCTCGCCGGTAACGCGACGTCGATGCGCGACTCCTTCTTCGGCCTGCACGCGAAACCGACTATCAAACCCGCGCCATTCCCTGCCAAAGAGGTCGGCCTGAGACTGATCCACCTGTACTTCGAGCACGCCAACCCCCAGATCCCGATTCTTCACCGCGGCGAGTTCATGAAGGTGTTCAATCACGCCTACGAGACGGGCGGTCAGGATCTGGCACCGAGGGAGCTGTATCTGCTCAACATGGTGTTCGCCATCGGCTGCGGAGTCATTGTCGGCGAGCCGGTCAAGACAGAAGCCTCGGACGGGGACAGGATGGCCCTGGACGACGCAAAGGGCCAGAGCCAGCCGGAGGAGTATCACGCGAGCGCCATCGTTCACCTCGAGTCGTGCTTGAGCTTCAGCGCCGGCGGACTCGAAGTGCTACAGGCAGTACTCCTGCTCGCCAACTTCGCGCTGCTCCGCCCTGTGCCCCCCGGCCTTTG GTACATCACCGGCGTTGCTGTCCGCTTGGCAGTGGACTTGGGGCTACACCACGAAGACGGCACCGACGTTGAGGGAATGCCGCCGGACCCGTCTTCCGAAATGGACACGACTGATGGCGACCCGAGCGCACGCGGCAACGGCTCGCAGGAGCGCGGGAGGCGGCTATGGGTCCGCGACATGCGGAGGCGCCTGTGGTGGTGCACGTACTCGTTTGATCGGCTGGTGAGCACATGCGTCGGTCGACCGTTCGGCATCAGCGACCAAGTCATCACCACCGAACTGCCATCGCTCCTTGACGACGAGTACATCACGCCAAGCGGCTTCCTAGATCCCCCTGTGGACGATGATCGGCCTAGCTACAAGCACGTTGCTCACCACTACTTCCGCCTTCGCATGTTGCAGTCTGAGATATTACAGGTGCTGCAATACAACCAGGCGCAGCTGGCGCGTGTGGGCGGCCACCAGGGCAAACAGTACCCCGAGATGCATACGCACTTACCCTCCCCTTTCTTGGTTCAGTTCGACTCATTCCGGTCCTGGCGCATCGACATAGACAGGCGGCTATATCAGTGGAAAGCAAACGCCCCGACCAGGAGCGAAACGGGCGTGGCGTTTTCGACCGAGTTCCTGGAGCTCAACTACTggcaggccatcatcatgctcTACAGGCAGAGCTTGAGCGTCCCGGCCATGTTTGAAGGCGAATACAACACCTCCAACGAGGTCAACAGCCCGACAGCGTTTACGGCCGAGTtgcgcgaggacgaagatCGCATCTACCTCAAGGTTGCCGAGGCGGGTCAGAAGATCCTCCGCATCTACCGGCAGCTACATCTTAGTGGGCTCGTGAGCTACACGTACCTGTCCACACACCACCTCTTCATGGCGGGAATCTCGTATTTGTATGCCATTTGGCACTCGCCTGTTGTGCGAAGCCGATTG TCTATGGACGAGGTCGACTTCACCGTTCTCGCAGCCAAGTCAGTCTTCACCGATATGATTGACAAGTGCCCGCCGGCCGAAACATGCCGTGACGCCTTTGACCGCACCGCCAAGGCGACGATCAAGATGGCCAGCTCGAGAGGAGGTTTCGGTCCCACGTCGCAACAACCGCCGCGGCAGAGACGCGAGACGGTGAAttgggcctcggcgccggaTGCCGCAACCCTCAAGCCTCCGTCCCGAAGACCAAATCAGCAGGAGCAAGCGCCATTCCAGTTTGACCTTTCCATAGCCGACAAcatgtcgtcgcccagcctCTCGGCAACAGGCGAGATGCACACACCGCCACTGGGTAAGTCTAAGACGTTCGATGCCGACACCTTCATAACCGGGTCTCGCTCCCACAGTGGCCCGAGTCCTGGCGAAAGGACCATCAGCCACGATGGAGGCTCCTCCGTCGGCCCGACTCTTGTTCCTTCGCCGCCCATGTCACGGAGAAGTGGGAATCAAcacgcgggcgcgggcggcacctTCATGGGACAGCAGTTCGGCATGCAGGGCTCGATGGACTACCCCGACGCGCAGACCATGGAGTTCCTTCAGAACCTGGGCGCGACACCCAACGGCGACATGAACAACATGGAGCAGGCGCAGCTGGATCTCGGGTTCGGCATCAACTGGGAAGGGATGCACAACGACTACGGCGAAGGGCAGCAGATCAACCCCTTTGATACCTTCTTCTTTGGCGGACAACAgacggggggcggcggaggcggggccAGTGGAAACGGGGGAGGCGCCGATGGAGGCGGTGGCAATAATGGCAATGGGGCTGCGTAG
- a CDS encoding uncharacterized protein (TransMembrane:12 (i28-52o64-86i98-117o123-147i159-180o200-222i333-354o384-404i416-435o447-469i481-506o512-530i)~EggNog:ENOG503NVFU~COG:S), translating to MRRQTSPAASRHDKDGSQTHPFPTKQMFVLACCRICEPIAFMSIFPYIYYMIEDFHITDDSSKISVYAGMVTSAFTLAEFATGVMWGRLSDKIGRKPVLLTGLLGTALSVLVFGFAPSLPVALFARALGGLLNGNIGVLQTTVAELVTFKEQQPRAYTIMPMVWCIGSIIGPMIGGALARPCISYPDLFPRGTIWDRYPYLLPNLFSAATVFVGLVIGLLFLEETHVEKKLQRDRGRELGTRVTSLFQRAAVCQCRGRPAEKQALLASDGLTGYDTSDVACSARITMIDVDEPLPKYQSWENSPKLAPQTDAGEPMGISAAARPKTKVFTKPVIMNIISYGILAFHTMTFDQLFPVFLSTSPPEHRVVELPFKFVDGFGLETKTIGVIMSIQGVYSLLSNYFIVPSVMRRLGSLRLFRLLAFSYFSLYLVTPYLVLLPGNLRMPAVYLLVIWKCTYATMAYPSNAILLANAAQSKQVLGTINGIAASTASLCRALGPTLSGFLYAIGLQSGYTGLAWWFSGLITIVGAYLSSQITEGEMQDAPTGTQEQSLLDSSLLYDEDEAV from the exons ATGAGGAGAcagacgtcgcccgcggcaaGCCGCCACGACAAAGATGGCAGCCAAACGCACCCCTTCCCGACCAAGCAGATGTTTGTGCTCG CGTGTTGCAGGATATGTGAACCAATCGCCTTCATGTCCATCTTCCCCTACATCTACTACATGATCGAGGACTTCCACATCACCGACGACTCCAGCAAAATCTCCGTCTACGCCGGCATGGTCACGTCCGCCTTCACGCTGGCCGAGTTTGCTACCGGTGTCATGTGGGGTCGGCTCAGCGACAAGATTGGACGCAAGCCGGTCCTTCTGACGGGCCTCTTGGGCACGGCGCTGagcgtcctcgtcttcggctTCGCCCCGAGCCTGCCGGTGGCCCTGTTTGCGCGGGCCCTGGGTGGCCTCTTGAACGG GAACATCGGAGTGCTCCAGACGACGGTTGCTGAGTTGGTCACATTCaaagagcagcagc CTCGGGCCTACACCATCATGCCCATGGTCTGGTGCATTGG ATCCATCATTGGGCCCATGATTGGCGGAGCCCTGGCGCGACCCTGCATCAGCTACCCCGACTTGTTCCCCCGCGGCACCATCTGGGATCGGTACCCCTACCTGCTGCCCAACCTCTTCAGCGCCGCGACCGTCTTCGTTGGTCTCGTGATCGGCTTGTTGTTCCTCGAGGAGACGCATGTGGAGAAGAAGCTCCAGAGAGACCGTGGCCGCGAGCTGGGAACCCGGGTCACGTCCCTATTCCAGCGAGCCGCGGTGTGCCAGTGCCGCGGACGGCCCGCGGAGAAGCAGGCCCTGCTCGCGAGCGACGGCTTGACCGGCTACGATACGTCGGATgtggcctgctcggcgcgcatAACCATGATAGATGTCGACGAGCCGCTGCCCAAGTACCAAAGCTGGGAGAACTCTCCTAAGCTGGCTCCCCAGACCGATGCAGGCGAGCCCATGGGCatctctgccgccgcgagacCCAAGACGAAGGTCTTCACCAAGCCTGTCATCATGAACATCATCTCATacggcatcctcgcctt TCACACCATGACTTTTGACCAGCTCTTCCCGGTATTTCTCAGCACCTCCCCGCCAGAGCATCGCGTTGTCGAGCTGCCCTTCAAGTTTGTCGACGGCTTCGGGCTCGAGACCAAGACCATCGGTGTCATCATGTCTATCCAAGGAGTATACTCGCTCCTCTCCAACTACTTCATCGTCCCGTCGGTGATGCGACGGCTAGGGTCGCTTCGCCTGTTCCGGCTCTTAGCCTTTTCGTACTTTTCGCTCTATCTCGTAACTCCTTacctcgtcctgctcccgGGAAACTTGCGCATGCCGGCAGTCTACCTGCTGGTCATCTGGAAGTGCACCTACGCGACCATGGCGTATCCGAGCAATGCTATTCTCCTCGCCAACGCGGCGCAGTCCAAGCAGGTGCTCGGAACCAtcaacggcatcgccgcGTCCACGGCGAGCCTGTGCCGAGCACTCGGCCCTACGCTCTCCGGCTTTCTCTATGCCATCGGGCTGCAGTCAGGCTACACGGGACTGGCTTGGTGGTTTAGCGGCTTGATCACGATTGTCGGAGCCTACCTGAGCTCGCAAATCACCGAAGGCGAGATGCAGGACGCCCCCACTGGGACCCAGGAGCAGTCGCTGCTTGACTCGTCCCTCCTTtacgatgaggacgaggccgtaTAG